A DNA window from Pseudodesulfovibrio thermohalotolerans contains the following coding sequences:
- a CDS encoding N-acetylneuraminate synthase family protein yields MNSQAITIEGKPLGLGHPCFIVFECGPTHDGLETAKKLVDVAADAGADAVKFQLIDSEKLVPSKETMFTYRYLKDKETNEVETVTESLQEILKRRELTRDEWAELIAYCKRKNLIFFSTASNKAELDFLSAHGVDTVKIASGDITYHHFLRQASEYDWSVQIDTGSSSIAEVEQAVDVLEGAGCRKIIINHCPSGYPAYLESVHLRTLTSLQQLFPYPIAFSDHNPGCTMDVAAVALGANMIEKTITLDKTIKSPEHIMSLEPDEAADFVRSIRELEIALGTPRRTMTAKTLIEGRTVVRRSIIAARDISVGEEIVQEMIDYARPGDGIPANLDSHVIGRVSQRNIAAGEKLAWGDFR; encoded by the coding sequence ATGAATAGCCAAGCGATCACGATCGAAGGCAAGCCCCTCGGATTGGGGCATCCCTGCTTCATAGTCTTCGAGTGCGGCCCCACCCACGATGGTCTTGAAACCGCCAAGAAGCTGGTTGACGTGGCGGCTGATGCGGGTGCGGATGCGGTTAAATTTCAATTGATCGATTCCGAGAAGCTGGTCCCGTCCAAAGAGACGATGTTCACCTACAGGTATCTGAAGGACAAGGAGACCAACGAGGTGGAGACCGTCACGGAATCCCTTCAGGAAATCCTGAAGCGCCGTGAACTCACTCGTGATGAATGGGCGGAATTGATCGCCTATTGCAAGCGGAAGAACCTAATTTTCTTTTCCACCGCATCAAATAAGGCGGAACTGGACTTCCTCTCTGCGCATGGCGTGGACACCGTGAAGATAGCCTCGGGCGATATCACCTATCACCACTTCTTGCGGCAAGCCAGCGAGTATGACTGGTCGGTGCAAATCGACACGGGGTCTTCCAGCATAGCCGAAGTGGAGCAGGCCGTGGATGTCCTGGAAGGAGCGGGTTGCCGGAAAATCATCATCAACCATTGCCCGTCCGGCTATCCGGCCTACCTGGAGTCCGTTCATCTGCGGACTCTCACCTCGCTGCAACAGCTCTTTCCTTATCCCATTGCTTTTTCAGATCATAATCCCGGGTGCACCATGGACGTGGCGGCCGTGGCCCTCGGGGCGAACATGATCGAAAAAACGATCACTCTGGACAAGACCATCAAGAGCCCCGAGCACATCATGTCCCTGGAACCCGATGAAGCCGCCGATTTCGTTCGAAGCATCCGCGAGCTTGAAATCGCGCTCGGAACCCCCCGCCGGACCATGACTGCCAAGACGCTGATTGAAGGCAGAACCGTTGTCCGCCGGAGCATCATCGCGGCCAGGGATATCTCGGTCGGGGAAGAAATCGTTCAGGAAATGATCGACTATGCTCGCCCCGGAGACGGAATTCCCGCCAATCTGGATTCGCACGTCATAGGCCGGGTATCCCAGCGCAATATTGCTGCGGGGGAAAAGCTGGCTTGGGGCGATTTCAGGTAA
- a CDS encoding acylneuraminate cytidylyltransferase family protein has protein sequence MSATLTIIPAKLGSTRLPEKNIRLLGNRPLLGWSVRAALESGVCGDVVVSTESGRVKEVAEQEGALVPFFRPEHLARDPYGVADVCLFMLEEFERRGKTYDKLIILLPTAPFRSGEDIVEANRIFDANRGKFLMSVNESEHLPYSMLKIDENHPETVIPCFPEYVGAKRHEVPKAYRPNGAIHILDVPAFVESRTYFGTPLLHYIMPSERCVDIDSIEDFEYAQYLIEKGKFDE, from the coding sequence ATGAGCGCCACTTTAACGATAATACCTGCGAAACTCGGCTCGACGCGGCTTCCAGAAAAGAATATCAGGCTGTTGGGCAATCGTCCCCTGCTGGGATGGAGCGTGCGCGCCGCGCTTGAATCCGGCGTGTGTGGGGATGTCGTGGTCTCTACGGAGAGCGGGCGCGTCAAGGAAGTGGCCGAGCAAGAGGGGGCCCTGGTTCCCTTTTTTCGGCCTGAACATCTCGCCCGGGACCCGTACGGAGTTGCCGATGTCTGCCTGTTCATGCTTGAGGAATTCGAGCGGCGCGGCAAGACGTATGACAAGCTGATAATCTTGCTGCCGACGGCTCCCTTCCGCTCGGGCGAGGATATTGTCGAGGCGAATCGCATCTTTGACGCGAATCGGGGCAAATTCCTGATGAGCGTCAACGAGAGCGAGCACCTCCCTTACTCCATGTTGAAAATTGACGAGAATCATCCGGAAACGGTCATCCCCTGTTTCCCGGAGTATGTCGGCGCAAAGCGCCATGAGGTTCCGAAGGCATACCGTCCGAATGGTGCGATCCACATTCTGGATGTCCCCGCTTTCGTCGAAAGCAGGACGTATTTCGGAACTCCGCTGCTCCATTACATCATGCCGTCGGAACGATGTGTCGACATCGACAGCATTGAAGACTTCGAATACGCACAATACCTCATTGAAAAAGGAAAATTTGATGAATAG
- the pseC gene encoding UDP-4-amino-4,6-dideoxy-N-acetyl-beta-L-altrosamine transaminase → MIPYGRQHIDEDDILAVERILRGDFLTTGPAIAAFEKDVAQYCSAAEAVAVANGTAALHVAMLALGIKPGDEVIVPPLTFAATANCVRYVGATPVFADVDEKTLAIDPVDVGRKITPSTKAVIGVDYAGNTCDWDALKATVAGKDIILVADSCHALGATYKGVKTGTVVDLTVFSFHPVKHITTGEGGMILTDDADTASRCRLFRTHGITSDSHQRDKANAWYYEMTDLGFNYRMTDIQAALGSSQLKKLDGFLARRREIAKQYDDLFAECERVTPLGKTAGCEHAYHLYVVKVPERSKVFSHLRQSGIGVNVHYIPVHLHPYYRRELGLGPGLCPAAEAAYEQIISLPMFPDLTDAEILTVADTLTGFINDLP, encoded by the coding sequence ATGATTCCATACGGCAGACAACACATAGACGAAGACGACATTCTTGCCGTCGAACGGATTCTCCGTGGAGATTTTCTGACGACCGGTCCGGCAATTGCCGCCTTTGAAAAGGATGTTGCGCAATATTGCTCCGCAGCGGAAGCCGTGGCTGTGGCCAACGGCACGGCGGCACTGCATGTGGCCATGCTCGCCCTCGGCATCAAGCCGGGGGATGAGGTCATTGTGCCGCCGTTGACTTTTGCTGCGACCGCGAATTGCGTTCGTTATGTGGGGGCCACGCCGGTTTTCGCGGATGTGGACGAAAAGACGCTCGCCATTGATCCGGTCGATGTGGGGCGGAAGATCACTCCCTCGACCAAAGCCGTTATCGGGGTTGATTACGCCGGGAACACCTGCGATTGGGACGCATTGAAAGCGACTGTCGCCGGCAAGGACATCATTCTTGTCGCCGATTCCTGCCATGCCTTGGGGGCGACCTACAAGGGTGTCAAAACAGGCACGGTTGTCGATCTGACGGTCTTCAGCTTCCATCCCGTGAAGCACATTACGACCGGCGAAGGCGGCATGATTCTTACGGATGACGCCGACACGGCCTCCCGATGCCGGTTGTTCCGCACCCATGGCATTACCTCCGACAGCCATCAGCGGGACAAGGCCAACGCCTGGTACTACGAAATGACCGACCTCGGTTTCAACTACCGGATGACGGATATCCAGGCCGCGCTCGGTTCGAGCCAGTTGAAGAAGTTGGATGGTTTTCTGGCCCGGCGACGGGAAATCGCGAAGCAATATGACGACCTCTTCGCCGAATGCGAACGGGTGACCCCTTTGGGCAAAACGGCGGGCTGTGAACACGCCTACCATCTCTACGTGGTCAAGGTGCCGGAGAGGAGCAAGGTCTTCAGTCATCTTCGGCAGTCCGGAATAGGCGTGAACGTCCACTACATCCCGGTTCACCTGCATCCGTATTATCGGCGGGAGCTGGGGCTTGGCCCCGGTTTGTGCCCTGCCGCGGAGGCGGCGTATGAACAGATCATTTCGCTGCCGATGTTCCCGGACCTTACGGATGCGGAGATCCTCACGGTTGCCGACACGTTAACCGGCTTTATCAACGATCTGCCATGA
- the pseB gene encoding UDP-N-acetylglucosamine 4,6-dehydratase (inverting), whose translation MFNDKSILITGGTGSFGKQYIKTLLKNYKPKRIVVYSRDELKQFEMQQVYNDKCMRYFIGDVRDEKRLTMAMRDIDYVIHAAALKQVPAAEYNPTECIRTNINGAENVIHAAFENNVSKVIALSTDKAANPINLYGATKLCSDKLFVAANNISGGRSTRFAVVRYGNVVGSRGSVVPFFQQKLDEGADCLPVTDEAMTRFWISLQDGVDFVLKDFARMHGGEIFVPKIPSIRIMDLAEAMSPGIAIKIIGIRPGEKLHEIMCPADDSHLTVKFDDHFVITPSISFTTKSDFKVNALGEEGVRVEQGFEYNSASNPHFLSVEEIKDFNEKAMEL comes from the coding sequence ATGTTCAACGACAAGTCAATTCTGATTACTGGCGGAACAGGTTCATTCGGCAAGCAGTATATTAAAACGCTTCTCAAAAACTACAAACCCAAACGGATTGTGGTTTATTCCCGCGATGAGTTGAAGCAGTTTGAAATGCAGCAGGTGTATAATGACAAATGCATGCGGTATTTCATCGGCGACGTCCGTGATGAGAAACGTTTGACCATGGCGATGCGGGATATCGACTACGTCATCCATGCCGCTGCCTTGAAGCAGGTCCCCGCTGCCGAATACAACCCCACCGAATGCATCAGGACCAACATCAACGGCGCTGAGAACGTCATACACGCCGCCTTTGAGAACAACGTCTCCAAGGTCATAGCCCTCTCCACGGACAAGGCCGCCAACCCCATCAACCTGTACGGCGCCACCAAGCTCTGCTCGGATAAACTCTTCGTCGCCGCCAACAACATCTCCGGTGGACGCAGCACCCGTTTCGCGGTTGTCCGTTACGGTAATGTCGTGGGTTCGAGAGGCTCGGTTGTTCCGTTTTTCCAGCAAAAGCTGGATGAAGGGGCCGACTGCCTGCCGGTCACCGATGAAGCCATGACTCGTTTCTGGATCAGCCTTCAGGATGGCGTGGATTTCGTTCTCAAGGACTTCGCGAGAATGCACGGCGGGGAAATTTTCGTTCCCAAGATTCCGTCCATTCGCATCATGGACCTTGCCGAAGCCATGTCTCCCGGTATTGCCATCAAAATCATAGGCATTCGTCCCGGTGAGAAGCTGCATGAAATCATGTGCCCCGCCGACGACTCGCACCTCACGGTGAAATTCGACGACCACTTCGTCATCACGCCTTCCATCAGCTTCACCACGAAATCCGATTTCAAGGTCAATGCCCTGGGAGAAGAGGGCGTCCGGGTCGAACAGGGCTTCGAATACAATTCCGCCTCCAACCCGCACTTCCTGAGCGTTGAAGAAATCAAGGACTTCAACGAAAAGGCCATGGAACTATGA
- a CDS encoding glycosyltransferase, giving the protein MPEENTPIKIAYVIGGLPFGGVENWLLDLMLNLRGDPSVTPFVINVSGTGQLMPRYEECGINVICIGNDKATIKTHRIDTVLALRKVLKTLRVDVIHTLHFSGDFFGRLASIGLGVPVITHIRNIKSETKARRRFFNKLLSWKTTKYLSVSQAAAETIEREHNAAKRPVEVVYNAVNPAKLDVEAFDLKEKHNITGRVVIGVGRLVKQKNFDLLIRAIEKVRREVDDVSLLILGDGGEMPALRELRAELGLEDVVHLVGYVPNADVPKYLRASHILAMPSDYEGLPITHVEALFCGLPAVISEFVPSKEVAADSSLICKTETDDIAAKLIQLLNDEELYQDMSRRALSTAPRFSMENYLKRLKGIYREILG; this is encoded by the coding sequence ATGCCCGAAGAAAACACTCCCATTAAAATAGCCTACGTCATCGGCGGACTCCCTTTCGGGGGAGTCGAGAACTGGCTGCTCGATCTTATGCTGAATTTGCGGGGCGACCCTTCCGTCACGCCGTTTGTCATCAATGTTTCCGGAACAGGGCAGCTCATGCCCAGGTATGAGGAATGTGGCATAAATGTCATATGCATCGGAAACGACAAGGCCACCATCAAAACCCACAGGATCGATACCGTCCTGGCCCTGCGCAAGGTCCTCAAGACTTTGCGGGTGGACGTCATTCATACCCTGCATTTTTCGGGCGATTTTTTTGGCCGTTTGGCCTCCATCGGACTCGGCGTTCCGGTCATCACCCACATCAGGAACATCAAGTCCGAGACCAAGGCCAGACGCCGGTTTTTCAATAAATTGCTGTCATGGAAAACGACGAAATACCTTTCGGTGTCCCAGGCGGCTGCCGAGACCATCGAACGGGAACACAATGCGGCCAAACGCCCGGTAGAGGTCGTTTACAACGCGGTCAATCCTGCTAAACTTGATGTCGAGGCCTTCGATCTGAAGGAAAAGCACAACATCACGGGCCGGGTCGTCATAGGTGTCGGGCGTCTGGTTAAGCAGAAGAATTTCGACCTGCTTATCCGGGCCATCGAAAAGGTGCGCAGGGAGGTCGACGACGTCTCGCTGTTAATTCTCGGGGACGGCGGCGAGATGCCCGCGCTCCGGGAGCTGCGTGCCGAACTCGGCTTGGAAGACGTTGTCCACCTTGTCGGCTACGTTCCCAATGCCGATGTGCCCAAATATCTTCGCGCATCGCACATCCTGGCCATGCCTTCGGACTACGAGGGGCTCCCGATAACCCATGTCGAAGCTCTTTTCTGCGGACTCCCGGCAGTCATCTCCGAGTTTGTCCCGTCAAAGGAGGTCGCCGCGGATTCCTCTCTGATTTGCAAGACGGAAACGGACGACATTGCGGCCAAGTTGATACAGCTCCTCAACGACGAGGAATTGTACCAGGACATGTCCCGGCGCGCACTGTCAACCGCTCCGCGTTTTTCCATGGAAAACTATCTCAAACGGCTTAAGGGCATTTATAGGGAAATTCTCGGGTAG
- a CDS encoding glycosyltransferase family 9 protein gives MTKDDITNIHPKRILVCQLRQIGDVLLSTPAIRLLKEKYPEAEIDMLTEKKCAPVLENNPHLERVWPIDKKALKNPLKALRYYAKVGGAGYDLIVDFQQLPRCKWVLLFSRAPVKLTFTPPWYNKFLYTHWSDMARGYAAKAKASVLSPLGIEWDRQRPEIFLTAEERAEASDFLEGEGLSNGPFITVGPSHRRETRRWPAEHYASLFKLLEERHPELKIFLLYGPGEKELADRIHSESGANVVLSNKMLTLRQMAAVMERAVLHLGNCSSPRHFAVAVGTPSVTIQGATSTAWRFPSDEHLSLIRREGCHGCNENTCKIETMECLRDHTPEQVLSKFSDFLEDCLKRRGGAQ, from the coding sequence ATGACGAAAGACGATATCACCAATATTCATCCGAAGCGCATACTTGTCTGCCAATTGAGGCAGATCGGCGATGTGTTGCTGTCCACTCCCGCGATCCGGTTGCTCAAAGAGAAGTACCCGGAAGCGGAGATAGACATGCTTACAGAGAAAAAGTGCGCGCCGGTGCTGGAAAACAATCCCCACCTGGAGCGGGTTTGGCCTATTGATAAAAAGGCGTTGAAGAATCCCCTCAAGGCCCTGCGGTATTATGCGAAAGTAGGCGGAGCGGGGTATGATTTGATTGTGGATTTCCAGCAGCTTCCCCGATGCAAGTGGGTACTGCTTTTTTCCCGCGCACCCGTGAAATTGACCTTTACGCCTCCGTGGTACAACAAGTTCCTTTATACGCACTGGTCGGACATGGCGCGCGGTTATGCGGCCAAGGCCAAGGCGAGTGTGCTCAGCCCCCTCGGAATCGAGTGGGACAGGCAACGACCTGAAATCTTTCTCACCGCCGAGGAACGCGCCGAAGCTTCGGATTTCCTCGAAGGGGAGGGGCTGTCCAATGGACCGTTCATCACCGTCGGGCCCAGCCATCGCCGCGAGACTCGGCGGTGGCCTGCGGAACATTATGCGAGCTTGTTCAAGCTGCTCGAAGAACGGCACCCGGAGTTGAAGATTTTTCTTCTCTACGGTCCTGGGGAGAAGGAGCTGGCGGACCGCATCCATTCGGAAAGCGGCGCCAATGTTGTTCTCTCCAACAAAATGTTGACCCTCCGGCAGATGGCTGCGGTGATGGAAAGAGCGGTGTTGCACTTGGGCAACTGTTCTTCGCCCCGTCATTTCGCGGTGGCCGTCGGCACCCCGAGCGTGACCATTCAGGGCGCGACCAGCACCGCATGGCGATTCCCCAGCGATGAGCATTTGAGCCTCATCCGGCGGGAGGGATGCCATGGGTGCAACGAAAATACCTGCAAGATCGAAACGATGGAATGTCTCAGGGACCATACGCCCGAGCAGGTTCTCTCCAAGTTCTCAGATTTTCTGGAAGATTGCCTGAAGCGTCGGGGGGGGGCGCAATAA
- a CDS encoding class I SAM-dependent methyltransferase codes for MESAKYDLLSEDEQKVFKKNMEAYKGCFGKKLSNKIRPVFKALNSFQGRPGLDVGCGGGGLTCALAQKGFNLTGIDLSDKSIKAAHALSDALSIENVDFVCADIHELKGKMFDYAYSFDVYEHIAYENHVSFLKVVYDALSNTGVFFIRTPHLFNIRQHIPGHIGLPTYRELMDAARQVGFTPKILVGHSGFATSLNYAVPIETFLERRVSNAKRRYTFLKYFSLANVVVRLEKNGD; via the coding sequence ATGGAGTCAGCAAAATATGATTTGCTTTCCGAGGATGAGCAAAAGGTCTTCAAAAAAAACATGGAAGCATACAAGGGCTGCTTCGGGAAGAAATTATCGAATAAGATTCGACCTGTTTTCAAGGCCTTGAATAGTTTTCAAGGCAGGCCCGGTCTGGATGTCGGGTGCGGCGGAGGCGGCCTGACATGTGCTTTGGCTCAGAAAGGGTTCAACCTTACCGGCATTGATTTGTCTGACAAATCGATCAAGGCGGCTCATGCGCTTTCCGATGCTCTTTCCATTGAAAACGTTGATTTCGTGTGCGCGGATATACATGAACTCAAAGGCAAAATGTTTGACTATGCCTATTCGTTTGATGTGTATGAGCATATTGCCTACGAGAATCACGTCTCCTTTTTGAAAGTCGTTTATGATGCTCTCTCCAATACCGGGGTCTTTTTCATTCGCACGCCCCACTTGTTCAATATCAGGCAGCATATCCCCGGCCACATCGGCCTCCCAACGTACAGGGAGTTGATGGATGCGGCGCGCCAGGTCGGTTTTACTCCGAAAATATTGGTAGGGCATTCGGGCTTTGCAACTTCGCTGAACTATGCCGTTCCGATCGAAACCTTTTTGGAGAGGCGTGTCTCCAACGCAAAGCGGCGGTATACCTTCCTGAAGTATTTCAGCTTGGCCAACGTGGTTGTACGGCTTGAAAAAAACGGGGATTGA
- a CDS encoding FeoB-associated Cys-rich membrane protein: MLDTIIVVAIIAVAAFFVGRRLFRTFTAKQPSCGCSGCGQSGSCSGSKDGPGSNCGCDPR, encoded by the coding sequence ATGCTCGACACCATAATCGTCGTCGCAATCATTGCCGTTGCGGCCTTTTTCGTGGGCCGCAGGCTGTTCAGGACCTTCACCGCCAAGCAACCCTCCTGCGGATGCAGCGGTTGCGGCCAATCCGGATCATGCTCCGGCAGCAAGGACGGCCCCGGCAGCAACTGCGGTTGCGATCCGCGCTAA
- a CDS encoding FeoA family protein, which produces MAQDMCLRKAKVNQKLKIRTVSADGELGRRIRDMGLIPGTEVTVIGKAPLRDPVALRLRDFTLTLRNSEADHITVTPLED; this is translated from the coding sequence ATGGCGCAAGACATGTGTTTACGCAAAGCCAAGGTCAACCAGAAACTCAAGATCAGAACAGTAAGCGCCGACGGCGAACTAGGCCGCCGCATCCGCGACATGGGGCTCATTCCGGGTACCGAGGTCACGGTCATCGGCAAGGCTCCCCTTCGTGATCCCGTGGCCCTGCGGCTCCGCGACTTCACGCTGACCTTGCGCAACAGCGAGGCCGACCACATCACCGTCACCCCTCTGGAGGACTAG
- the feoB gene encoding ferrous iron transport protein B — protein MGKYTIGIAGNPNCGKTTMFNALTGARQHVANWPGVTVEKKVGHIHMGEDSIELVDLPGTYSLTAYTQEELVARNFLVDDRPQAVIDIMNADALERNLYLAVQILELGVPLVLGLNMMDEVRKSGKRIDSARLAALSGCTVIETVARSGHGAKELLASTLEVAKNQTGEWTPLNISYGPDLDPVLGKMEKIIEEAKFLTDKAPARWTGIKYLERDEDVIVKGRMANTALSEQLEAMAAEVAAHTRKTLNMRPDALIADYRYGFIASMVKHVVTYPASNADRISRSDKMDKVLTHKFLGPLIMLGIVYLIYQVTFAVGEIPMGWLEALFGWIGDTATNLLPEGYLQSLIVSGIIDGVGGVMGFVPLIMFMFLMISALEDSGYIARMAYMLDRVFKIFGLHGTSVLPFIVSGGIAGGCAVPGVMASRTLRSPKEKLATLFVAPYMTCGAKVPVFLMLAAAFFPEDSATVMLIITLSAWGMALLVARLLRSTVIRGASTPFVMELPPYRMPTLQGVLIHTWERTWEYMKKAGTVILGISILIWAMMTFPELPADRVAHYEAQRAAAQTEEQIAEIDNTQAEEAVRHTLAGRIGTALEPISELAGFNWRVNIALTGGFAAKEVIVSTLGTAYSLGEVDAEESQPLSERLVADPAFSPATAIALIIFTMLYAPCFVTVVTMARESSWRWAAFSVVGSTGLAYVMAVIGYNVSKAFL, from the coding sequence ATGGGTAAATACACCATCGGCATCGCGGGCAACCCGAACTGCGGAAAAACCACCATGTTCAACGCCCTGACCGGGGCACGGCAACACGTTGCCAACTGGCCCGGCGTGACCGTCGAAAAAAAGGTCGGGCACATCCACATGGGGGAAGATTCCATCGAGCTCGTGGATCTGCCCGGCACCTATTCCCTGACCGCCTACACCCAGGAAGAGTTGGTCGCCCGGAATTTCCTCGTGGACGACCGGCCGCAGGCGGTCATCGACATCATGAACGCCGACGCGCTTGAACGAAACCTCTACCTCGCCGTCCAGATATTGGAACTCGGCGTGCCCCTGGTTCTGGGCCTGAACATGATGGACGAAGTGCGCAAGTCGGGCAAACGGATCGACAGCGCGCGCCTCGCGGCCCTTTCCGGCTGCACCGTGATCGAAACCGTGGCCCGGTCCGGCCACGGGGCCAAGGAGTTGCTGGCTTCCACTCTCGAAGTGGCCAAAAACCAGACGGGAGAATGGACTCCTCTGAACATCTCCTACGGCCCGGACCTCGACCCGGTTCTCGGCAAGATGGAAAAAATCATCGAAGAGGCAAAATTCCTGACCGACAAGGCACCTGCCCGCTGGACCGGAATCAAATACCTGGAGCGCGACGAGGACGTCATCGTCAAGGGCCGCATGGCCAACACCGCGCTCTCCGAACAGCTTGAAGCCATGGCGGCCGAAGTGGCCGCCCACACCAGAAAGACTCTCAACATGCGGCCCGACGCGCTTATCGCCGACTACCGCTACGGCTTCATCGCCTCCATGGTCAAACATGTGGTCACCTACCCCGCATCGAACGCGGACCGCATCAGCCGGTCCGACAAGATGGACAAGGTCCTGACCCACAAATTCCTCGGCCCCCTGATTATGCTCGGCATCGTCTACCTCATCTATCAGGTGACCTTCGCCGTGGGTGAAATCCCCATGGGCTGGCTTGAGGCCCTCTTCGGCTGGATAGGCGACACCGCCACAAACCTCCTGCCCGAAGGCTACCTCCAGTCCCTGATCGTCTCCGGCATCATTGACGGTGTGGGCGGCGTCATGGGCTTCGTGCCGCTCATCATGTTCATGTTCCTGATGATTTCCGCTCTGGAGGACTCCGGATACATCGCCCGCATGGCCTACATGCTTGATCGTGTCTTCAAGATTTTCGGACTGCACGGCACCTCGGTGCTCCCCTTCATCGTCTCCGGCGGCATCGCGGGCGGCTGCGCCGTCCCGGGCGTCATGGCCAGCCGCACCCTGCGCTCGCCCAAGGAAAAACTGGCCACCCTGTTCGTGGCCCCGTATATGACCTGCGGCGCCAAGGTGCCCGTTTTCCTCATGCTGGCCGCGGCCTTCTTCCCCGAGGATTCGGCCACGGTCATGCTGATCATCACCCTGTCCGCCTGGGGCATGGCCCTGCTCGTGGCCCGACTGCTGCGCTCCACCGTCATCCGGGGCGCATCCACCCCGTTCGTCATGGAACTGCCGCCCTACCGTATGCCCACGCTCCAGGGCGTGCTCATCCACACCTGGGAACGGACCTGGGAGTACATGAAAAAGGCAGGTACCGTCATTCTCGGCATTTCCATCCTCATCTGGGCCATGATGACCTTCCCCGAGCTGCCCGCCGATCGCGTGGCCCACTATGAGGCGCAACGCGCCGCGGCCCAGACCGAAGAGCAGATCGCCGAAATCGACAACACCCAAGCCGAGGAAGCCGTCCGCCACACCCTGGCCGGTCGCATCGGCACCGCGCTCGAACCCATCTCCGAACTGGCCGGTTTCAACTGGCGCGTGAACATCGCCCTGACCGGCGGCTTCGCGGCCAAGGAAGTCATAGTCTCCACCTTGGGCACGGCCTACTCCCTGGGCGAAGTGGACGCCGAGGAATCCCAGCCGCTGTCCGAACGGCTGGTGGCCGACCCGGCCTTCTCCCCGGCCACGGCCATAGCCCTCATCATCTTCACCATGCTCTACGCGCCCTGCTTCGTGACCGTCGTCACCATGGCCCGCGAATCGAGCTGGCGATGGGCCGCCTTCAGCGTAGTCGGCTCCACCGGCCTGGCCTACGTCATGGCCGTCATCGGATACAACGTGTCCAAGGCGTTCCTGTAA
- a CDS encoding nucleoside recognition domain-containing protein, which yields MTRLITILKTIFRETADACLQLFKVMIPILILVKILQELDLIKYLAWPLEPLMGVIGLPAEMGLVWATTLINNIYTGMIVLASFTGDAPLTSAQATVLGVLMLVAHGLPVETAIADRSGARFLFQCFVRMAGAFILAWLLHLIYSATGALSGPAAMLFQTDASAGTGSLATWAFGQAKNLLSIFCIIFALISIMRVLRAIGAIDLMNRILRPVLNLIGIGPKASAITVIGLTMGLSYGGGLIINEARNGVLSKEDVFYSLTFMGLCHSLIEDTLLIALIGGHMSGAFWGRLIFAVLAMALIVQIVRRVPERARTAYLWAEK from the coding sequence ATGACAAGACTCATCACCATACTGAAAACGATCTTCCGCGAGACCGCCGACGCCTGCCTGCAGTTGTTCAAGGTCATGATTCCGATACTCATCCTGGTCAAGATTCTCCAGGAACTCGATCTCATCAAGTACCTGGCCTGGCCGCTTGAGCCCCTCATGGGGGTTATCGGGCTGCCCGCCGAGATGGGGCTTGTCTGGGCCACCACCCTCATCAATAATATCTACACCGGCATGATCGTCCTGGCGTCCTTCACCGGCGACGCCCCGCTGACCTCGGCCCAGGCCACGGTCCTCGGCGTGCTCATGCTCGTGGCCCACGGTCTGCCCGTTGAGACCGCCATCGCCGACCGCTCCGGCGCACGGTTCCTCTTCCAGTGCTTCGTACGCATGGCCGGGGCGTTCATCCTGGCCTGGCTGCTCCACCTGATCTACTCGGCCACAGGCGCCCTGAGCGGCCCGGCCGCCATGCTATTCCAGACCGACGCGTCCGCCGGGACCGGCTCCCTCGCGACCTGGGCATTTGGACAGGCCAAGAACCTGCTGTCCATCTTCTGCATCATATTCGCCCTCATCTCCATCATGCGCGTGCTCCGCGCCATCGGCGCAATCGACCTCATGAACCGCATCCTCCGGCCCGTGCTCAACCTCATCGGCATCGGTCCCAAGGCCTCGGCCATCACCGTCATAGGCCTGACCATGGGACTCTCCTACGGCGGCGGACTCATCATCAACGAAGCGCGCAACGGCGTCCTGAGCAAGGAGGACGTCTTCTATTCCCTGACTTTCATGGGCTTGTGCCACTCGCTCATCGAAGATACCCTGCTCATTGCGCTCATTGGCGGACATATGAGCGGGGCGTTCTGGGGACGATTGATCTTCGCCGTGCTGGCCATGGCCCTCATCGTCCAGATTGTCCGCCGTGTCCCGGAACGGGCCCGCACAGCCTATCTGTGGGCCGAGAAGTAA